A part of Paenibacillus donghaensis genomic DNA contains:
- a CDS encoding L-lactate dehydrogenase, which produces MKSKSRKVAIVGSGMVGSSCAYSMVNQAICDEIMMIDRTYDRAMAQALDLSHCMDFTGSRTKVYAGTFNDCAGMDVIVLTAGANPKPGQTRLDVLDDAAVITQEIVTNIMASGFDGIFVIAANPVDIVTYMVWKISGLPRHRVIGTGTSIDSSRLKTLLSDVFSIDPRSVNGYALGEHGESQFVAWSHVTIGGKPILQIMEQHRERFSQLDLEDIARKTKDAGWEIFTRKGSTHFGIGSALAYITRAILNDEHKIIAVSAILEGEYGLDGVCAGVPAIIGRDGIKELLELNLSSEEAEKFNASCSIIRAGIDRLQLAERITE; this is translated from the coding sequence TTGAAAAGTAAATCGAGAAAAGTGGCAATCGTAGGCTCCGGTATGGTTGGTTCCAGCTGCGCTTATTCCATGGTTAACCAGGCGATATGCGATGAGATTATGATGATTGACCGCACTTATGACCGGGCGATGGCTCAGGCGCTTGATCTTTCCCACTGTATGGACTTCACTGGATCACGCACCAAAGTATACGCGGGAACATTCAATGACTGCGCCGGAATGGACGTCATTGTTCTGACTGCCGGAGCCAATCCGAAACCGGGGCAGACCCGTCTGGATGTGCTGGATGATGCCGCGGTGATTACTCAAGAGATTGTCACCAATATTATGGCCAGTGGGTTCGACGGAATCTTCGTCATTGCCGCGAATCCGGTGGATATTGTCACTTATATGGTTTGGAAAATATCCGGGCTGCCCCGGCACCGCGTGATCGGTACGGGTACCTCCATTGACTCCTCGCGTCTTAAGACGCTGCTGTCGGATGTGTTCTCCATCGATCCGCGCAGCGTAAACGGCTATGCCCTCGGCGAGCATGGCGAGTCCCAGTTCGTGGCCTGGTCGCATGTAACCATCGGCGGCAAGCCGATCCTGCAGATTATGGAGCAGCACCGTGAGCGCTTCAGCCAGCTGGATCTGGAGGATATTGCCCGCAAGACCAAGGATGCCGGATGGGAGATATTCACACGCAAGGGCTCAACGCATTTCGGCATTGGCAGCGCCCTGGCGTACATTACCCGCGCCATCCTCAATGACGAGCACAAGATTATCGCCGTCTCTGCGATCCTGGAGGGCGAATACGGGCTGGACGGAGTATGCGCAGGCGTGCCCGCCATCATCGGCAGAGATGGAATCAAGGAGCTGCTGGAGCTGAACCTGAGCAGCGAGGAAGCGGAGAAGTTTAATGCGTCCTGCAGCATCATCCGTGCCGGGATCGACAGACTGCAACTGGCGGAACGAATAACGGAATAA